The following are from one region of the Polaribacter marinaquae genome:
- the guaA gene encoding glutamine-hydrolyzing GMP synthase, which yields MQQHNVLILDFGSQYTQLIARRVRELNIYCEIHPYNHPPKNQSEFKAIILSGSPNSVRGENVLHPDLTDLRGKKPMLAVCYGAQYLAHFSGGKVAPSNTREYGRANLSYIKGNETFFENISEGSQVWMSHSDTIKELPTNGELLASTKDVENAAYKIKGEDTYAIQFHPEVYHSTDGKQLLENFLVKIAGVAQTWTPDSFVESTVNAIKEKVGKDKVVLGLSGGVDSTVAAVLLNKAIGENLYCIFVNNGLLRKNEFESVLAQYEGMGLNVKGVDASARFLKALEGISDPEKKRKAIGNAFIEVFDDEANQIKDVTWLAQGTIYPDVIESVSVNGGPSATIKSHHNVGGLPDYMKLKIVEPLRMIFKDEVRRVGASMGIDSELLGRHPFPGPGLGIRILGDITAEKVRILQEVDAVFINGLKEDGLYDKVWQAGAMLLPVNSVGVMGDERTYEKVVALRAVESTDGMTADWVNLPYEFLQKTSNKIINQVKGVNRVVYDISSKPPATIEWE from the coding sequence ATGCAACAACACAACGTACTTATTTTAGATTTCGGATCGCAATACACACAACTTATTGCAAGAAGAGTTAGGGAATTAAACATTTATTGTGAAATTCATCCTTACAATCATCCACCAAAAAATCAATCAGAATTTAAAGCAATTATCTTATCGGGTAGTCCAAATTCTGTTAGAGGAGAAAATGTTTTACATCCAGATTTAACAGATCTTAGAGGAAAAAAACCAATGTTAGCCGTATGTTATGGCGCTCAATATTTGGCTCATTTTTCTGGCGGAAAAGTAGCACCTTCAAACACAAGAGAATATGGTAGAGCAAATTTATCTTACATAAAAGGTAATGAAACTTTCTTTGAAAATATTTCTGAAGGTAGCCAAGTTTGGATGAGTCACTCAGACACAATTAAAGAATTACCTACAAATGGCGAGTTATTAGCTAGCACAAAAGATGTAGAGAATGCCGCTTATAAAATAAAAGGTGAAGATACTTATGCGATTCAATTTCACCCAGAAGTATATCACTCTACAGATGGTAAACAATTATTAGAAAATTTTCTTGTAAAAATTGCTGGTGTAGCTCAAACTTGGACACCAGATTCTTTTGTTGAAAGCACAGTAAACGCTATCAAAGAAAAAGTTGGTAAAGATAAAGTTGTTTTAGGACTTTCTGGTGGTGTAGATTCTACAGTAGCAGCAGTTCTTTTAAACAAAGCTATCGGAGAAAATCTATACTGTATTTTTGTAAACAACGGTCTTTTACGTAAAAATGAATTCGAAAGTGTATTGGCGCAATATGAAGGAATGGGATTAAACGTAAAAGGTGTAGATGCATCGGCACGTTTTTTGAAAGCTCTTGAAGGTATTTCTGATCCAGAGAAAAAAAGAAAAGCCATTGGAAACGCATTTATAGAAGTTTTTGATGACGAGGCCAATCAAATAAAAGACGTAACTTGGTTAGCACAAGGCACAATTTATCCTGATGTTATTGAATCGGTTTCTGTAAACGGAGGACCATCAGCAACTATTAAAAGTCATCATAATGTTGGTGGATTGCCAGATTATATGAAATTAAAAATTGTAGAGCCTTTGCGTATGATTTTTAAAGATGAAGTAAGAAGAGTTGGAGCTTCTATGGGAATTGATTCAGAATTATTAGGTCGTCATCCTTTTCCAGGACCAGGTTTAGGAATTAGAATATTAGGAGACATTACAGCAGAAAAAGTAAGAATTTTACAAGAAGTTGATGCTGTTTTTATAAACGGATTAAAGGAAGACGGTTTGTACGATAAAGTTTGGCAAGCAGGTGCAATGTTGTTGCCTGTAAACTCTGTTGGTGTAATGGGCGATGAAAGAACATACGAAAAAGTTGTTGCTTTAAGAGCTGTAGAAAGTACGGACGGAATGACGGCAGATTGGGTAAATTTACCTTATGAATTTTTACAAAAAACTTCAAATAAAATAATAAATCAAGTAAAAGGCGTTAATAGAGTAGTGTATGACATTAGTTCTAAACCACCTGCAACTATAGAATGGGAATAA
- a CDS encoding ketoacyl-ACP synthase III, producing MISSKITGTGSFIPSLKVENNTFLNSDFLNNDGSSFSADNNVIIEKFKDITGIIERRYAKPETNTSDMAFFAAEKAITDANINSEELDYIILAHNFGDLKEGQIQGDALPSLASKVKHKLDIKNPNCVAYDILFGCPGWVEGVIQAQAFIKAGIAKKCLVIGAETLSRIVDKHDRDSMIYSDGAGACIVEQTLEGDSGIISHATQTFANDEAYFLHFGKSYNLNETDNTQYIKMYGRKIYEFAITNVPAAMKTALDKSGYGINDVKKIFIHQANEKMDEAIVKRFYRLFKEKVPEAIMPMSIHKLGNSSVATVPTLLDLVLKGNIVNQAVTKGDVVILASVGAGMNINAIVYKI from the coding sequence ATGATTTCATCTAAAATTACTGGTACCGGAAGCTTTATTCCTTCTTTAAAAGTAGAAAACAATACATTTTTAAACTCAGATTTTTTAAATAATGACGGTTCAAGTTTTTCTGCAGATAACAATGTAATTATAGAAAAGTTTAAAGATATAACCGGTATAATAGAAAGACGTTATGCAAAACCAGAAACAAATACTTCTGACATGGCTTTTTTTGCTGCAGAAAAAGCAATTACAGATGCTAATATTAATTCAGAAGAATTAGACTATATAATTTTAGCACATAACTTTGGTGATTTAAAAGAAGGTCAAATTCAAGGAGATGCGCTACCAAGTTTAGCGAGTAAGGTAAAACATAAATTAGATATTAAAAACCCTAATTGTGTTGCGTATGATATTCTTTTCGGTTGCCCAGGTTGGGTAGAAGGCGTAATACAGGCACAAGCATTTATAAAAGCCGGAATTGCAAAAAAGTGTTTGGTAATTGGTGCAGAAACTTTGTCTAGAATTGTAGATAAACATGATAGAGATTCAATGATCTACAGCGATGGTGCAGGTGCTTGTATTGTAGAACAAACTTTAGAAGGTGATTCTGGTATTATTAGTCATGCAACACAAACTTTCGCAAATGACGAAGCATATTTTTTACATTTTGGTAAATCTTATAATTTAAATGAAACCGACAATACACAATACATAAAAATGTATGGAAGAAAAATTTATGAGTTTGCAATAACAAATGTGCCTGCAGCCATGAAAACTGCTTTAGATAAAAGTGGTTACGGAATTAATGATGTTAAAAAGATTTTTATTCATCAAGCTAACGAAAAAATGGACGAGGCAATTGTAAAACGTTTTTATAGATTGTTTAAAGAAAAAGTGCCAGAAGCAATTATGCCAATGAGTATACATAAGTTAGGTAATAGTTCTGTAGCTACAGTACCAACATTATTAGATTTAGTTTTAAAAGGAAATATAGTAAATCAGGCTGTTACAAAAGGAGATGTTGTTATTTTAGCTTCTGTTGGGGCTGGTATGAATATCAATGCAATTGTGTATAAAATTTAA
- a CDS encoding LysM domain-containing protein → MKHLKFFVFLCILTFTVSCGQQKKYIQYKVKEGESIGEIAKKLDMKTKDLLRLNPDVDKNPDANTVIIIPNKNMNSVSNSISKEKNENATEDNSKVKETENLDVDLISEKEKQRSLLISELEKEFKIHEVKKGDTFFSLTRFYSVSREELIKLNPELKDGLNLGQLIKIMPVEDVFEEELVYVDEIKDGVSINAAILLPFRAQELEAKTSDEIFGNSRLANIVTDLYLGAEIAIDSLRKQGVELNVEVFDTGRNSTKIKTIVAENNLKKKDVIIGPLYSEEVEYVADNVNAPIVFPVYSKKQSKFSSSRIIKTSPNKKLFRDKLLSYIEESFHDGNIIIVGDGKSTSNFDSNKIREVLKSHDSINSVSLITPKDGYIKKQKFTDVLKPNMKNIVVLTTSDKIIIASVINSLISLPEETTASLFTFDKVSAFDKIDNSKLAKLGFTYVSDEYVREDSYSAMAFNKNYLAKNGVLPSAYATKGFDVTYDILVRLASGKSLKSTFDDGYSYRVESKFDYTDKLFKIVENKGLFIVKYNEDLTLTRIK, encoded by the coding sequence ATGAAACATCTTAAATTTTTTGTTTTTCTGTGTATTCTAACGTTTACCGTATCATGCGGTCAGCAAAAAAAATACATTCAATATAAAGTAAAAGAAGGAGAATCTATTGGTGAGATTGCTAAGAAATTAGATATGAAAACCAAAGATTTATTGCGTCTTAATCCTGATGTAGATAAAAATCCGGATGCAAATACTGTAATCATTATTCCTAATAAGAATATGAATTCGGTAAGTAATTCTATTTCAAAAGAAAAGAACGAAAATGCAACAGAAGACAATTCTAAAGTAAAGGAAACAGAAAACTTAGACGTTGATTTAATATCAGAAAAAGAAAAACAAAGAAGTTTGTTAATTTCTGAGTTAGAAAAAGAATTCAAAATTCACGAAGTTAAAAAAGGAGATACTTTTTTTAGCTTAACGAGGTTTTACAGTGTTTCTAGAGAAGAGTTAATCAAATTAAACCCAGAATTAAAAGACGGTTTAAATCTTGGGCAACTTATAAAAATTATGCCTGTAGAAGATGTTTTTGAAGAAGAACTGGTTTATGTAGATGAAATTAAAGATGGTGTTTCTATAAATGCTGCAATTCTATTACCTTTTAGAGCGCAAGAGTTAGAAGCAAAAACTAGCGATGAAATCTTTGGAAACAGTAGGTTGGCAAATATTGTTACAGATTTATATTTAGGTGCAGAAATAGCAATAGATTCGTTAAGAAAACAAGGTGTAGAATTAAACGTAGAAGTTTTTGATACTGGTAGAAATAGTACAAAAATTAAAACAATTGTTGCAGAAAATAATCTTAAGAAGAAAGATGTAATTATTGGTCCTTTATATTCTGAAGAGGTAGAATATGTAGCAGATAATGTAAATGCACCTATTGTTTTTCCGGTATATTCTAAAAAGCAATCCAAATTTTCTTCTAGTAGAATTATCAAAACTTCTCCAAATAAAAAATTATTTAGAGATAAGTTGTTAAGTTATATCGAAGAAAGCTTTCATGACGGAAACATAATTATTGTTGGAGATGGAAAATCAACTTCTAACTTTGATTCTAATAAAATTAGAGAAGTTTTAAAATCACACGATTCTATAAACAGTGTTAGCTTAATCACACCAAAAGATGGTTATATAAAAAAGCAAAAATTTACAGATGTTTTAAAACCAAACATGAAAAATATTGTTGTATTAACAACAAGCGATAAAATTATTATTGCAAGTGTTATCAATAGTTTAATTAGTTTGCCAGAAGAAACAACTGCATCATTATTTACTTTTGATAAGGTTAGCGCATTTGATAAAATAGACAATTCTAAATTAGCTAAATTAGGTTTTACGTATGTTAGCGATGAGTATGTTAGAGAAGATTCTTACAGCGCTATGGCTTTTAATAAAAATTATTTAGCTAAAAACGGAGTTTTACCTTCTGCATATGCTACAAAAGGTTTTGATGTTACTTATGATATTCTTGTGCGTTTGGCCTCAGGAAAAAGTTTAAAATCTACTTTTGATGATGGTTATTCTTACAGAGTAGAAAGTAAGTTTGATTATACAGATAAGCTTTTTAAAATAGTAGAAAATAAAGGTTTGTTTATTGTAAAGTATAATGAAGATTTAACTCTAACAAGAATAAAATAA
- a CDS encoding putative DNA modification/repair radical SAM protein, whose protein sequence is MSFTRTLEKLKILADAAKYDVSCSSSGSKRTNTNKGLGDATGMGICHSYTEDGRCVSLLKILLTNHCIFDCAYCVTRKSNDVKRAAFKVQEVVDLTINFYRRNYIEGLFLSSGIFKSADYTMERLVAVAKKLRLEENFNGYIHLKSIPGASDELMREAGLYADRLSVNIEIPTKSGLKLLAPDKNFDDFIKPMNKVKNEIIQYKTEKKIIKSTPKYAPAGQSTQMIVGASGENDFQILKTAEHYYKNYNLKRVYYSGYVPISLDNRLPKIGTEVPMLRENRLYQSDWLTRFYGFQTNEIVNLNHQNLDLDIDPKLSWALRNLHEFPVDVNTADKRMLARIPGVGMKSVSKILMARKYRRLNWDHLKKIGIAFNRAQYFLVCDSNIFERRDLTAEKLKAKILKNSKSKYDKMLSPQLNLFS, encoded by the coding sequence ATGTCATTTACTAGAACCTTAGAAAAGCTTAAAATTCTTGCTGACGCCGCCAAATACGACGTTTCATGTTCTTCTAGTGGAAGCAAAAGAACAAATACAAATAAAGGTTTGGGCGATGCAACTGGTATGGGAATTTGCCATTCGTACACAGAAGATGGTAGATGCGTTTCTTTATTAAAAATACTTCTTACAAATCATTGTATTTTTGATTGCGCTTATTGCGTAACTCGTAAAAGTAACGATGTTAAACGTGCTGCTTTTAAAGTGCAAGAAGTAGTCGATTTAACTATCAATTTTTACCGAAGAAACTATATTGAAGGGCTATTTTTAAGTTCAGGAATTTTTAAAAGTGCAGATTACACAATGGAACGTTTGGTTGCCGTTGCAAAAAAATTACGCTTAGAAGAAAATTTTAATGGCTACATACATTTAAAATCGATTCCGGGTGCTTCTGATGAATTGATGAGAGAAGCTGGATTATACGCAGACCGATTAAGTGTTAATATAGAAATACCCACAAAATCTGGATTAAAGTTATTAGCACCTGATAAAAATTTTGATGATTTTATAAAACCAATGAATAAGGTTAAGAATGAAATCATTCAATACAAAACCGAAAAGAAAATTATAAAAAGCACACCAAAATATGCGCCTGCTGGCCAAAGCACTCAAATGATTGTTGGTGCGAGTGGCGAAAACGATTTTCAAATTTTAAAAACTGCAGAGCATTATTATAAAAACTACAATTTAAAAAGAGTTTATTATTCTGGTTATGTGCCAATAAGTTTAGATAACCGATTGCCAAAAATTGGTACAGAAGTACCCATGTTAAGAGAAAATCGATTGTATCAATCAGATTGGTTAACTCGTTTTTATGGCTTTCAAACAAATGAAATAGTAAATCTAAATCATCAAAACTTAGATTTAGATATCGATCCTAAATTAAGTTGGGCTTTAAGAAATTTACATGAATTTCCGGTTGATGTAAATACAGCAGACAAAAGAATGCTGGCTAGAATTCCGGGAGTTGGTATGAAATCTGTTTCTAAAATTTTAATGGCAAGAAAATACAGAAGATTAAATTGGGATCATCTTAAAAAAATAGGAATCGCTTTTAACAGAGCACAATACTTTTTAGTTTGCGATAGCAATATTTTTGAAAGACGAGATTTAACAGCAGAAAAACTAAAGGCAAAGATCTTGAAGAATTCTAAGAGCAAATATGATAAAATGCTAAGTCCGCAATTAAATTTATTCTCTTAA
- the ccsA gene encoding cytochrome c biogenesis protein CcsA, protein MKKLLNFLYSTRLMAILFFLFATAMAIATFIENDYGTQTSKALIYNAWWFEAIMFFFVINFFGNIFRYKLYKKEKWPVLMFHAAFLLILVGAGITRYHGYEGIMLIKEGETTDKFLSETTYLNAIVDDGNSQKPEINAPIMLSAWGSNSWSYADNFKTDKNDIDFKFELVDYIPWAEKKLIEDENGVEHLFFVESSEGTRHEHWIKKGTLQNIHGVLVGFEADNNNASINFTNKDGALKMISKDDGDWFRMADQKKGKVVKDSLQNFQYLTLHNIGKLQFVIPKPAEKGIMKTVSGPKSDSVLDVITLDVTANNETKRVELKGGKFNSDGSKEVSVGGLNFRVLYGAKILTTPFSIKLNDFQLDKYPGSESAAAYASEVTVIDPKETFDYRIFMNHILDHRGYKFFQASYDLSGEKEETHLSVNHDFLGTFVTYLGYSLLYIGMICILFAKNTRFDDLKKRLTKIKKKKLTMSVVFAIFLSSFTFAQHQNQHQPNKITNQQIDSILKANMVDVAHAESFNKLVIQDNGRMKPAHTFASELVRKVSKSEKFKGMEPSQVLLSIIENPRFWFEVPVIYLEKGNTQIRELIGVAETTEYAALTDFITPVGIYKIEKKVAEAQKKKIKNKFEKDLIKIDRRIGLLYSAIGGGILKIYPIPGDENNKWVSQPETSEANFKGTDSVFVRQSLPVYINFLQKGKKTGDYSDADKILDGIKKFQQKFGSEVIPTDKKIELEISYNKIQPFQLLSKYYGYLSFLLLIFVLWQIFISKKWINNTVKILSFGAVGLFLFHTLSLIARWYISGYAPWSNAYESIIFVAWATMLFGLFFGRKSALTITATTFLVAITLGFAHQNWLDPEIANLQPVLNSWWLLVHTSIIVASYGPLSLGMILGIFALLLMIFTNDKNKKRMDLNIKEITIINEMSITVGLVMLTIGNFLGGMWANESWGRYWGWDPKETWALISIMIYAFVLHMRLIPGLRSKYTFNLWSIIAYASIMMTYFGVNFYLAGLHSYASGDRVITPTSVYYSVGFVLIIGVFAFLKHKKYYKK, encoded by the coding sequence ATGAAAAAATTATTAAATTTCCTATATTCTACTCGCTTAATGGCGATATTATTTTTCTTATTTGCAACTGCAATGGCAATAGCCACTTTTATAGAAAATGATTACGGCACACAAACTTCTAAAGCTTTAATTTACAATGCTTGGTGGTTTGAAGCTATCATGTTTTTCTTTGTAATTAATTTCTTTGGTAATATTTTTAGATATAAACTTTACAAAAAAGAAAAATGGCCCGTTTTAATGTTTCATGCAGCTTTTTTATTAATATTAGTAGGTGCTGGTATTACACGTTACCACGGTTACGAAGGTATAATGCTAATTAAAGAAGGCGAAACAACAGATAAATTTTTATCGGAAACAACATATTTAAATGCAATTGTAGACGATGGTAATTCGCAAAAACCAGAAATAAATGCACCTATTATGCTTTCTGCTTGGGGTTCTAATTCTTGGTCTTATGCAGATAATTTTAAAACTGATAAAAATGACATCGATTTTAAATTTGAATTGGTAGACTACATTCCGTGGGCAGAAAAAAAATTAATTGAAGATGAAAATGGTGTAGAACATTTATTCTTTGTAGAATCTTCTGAAGGTACACGTCATGAACATTGGATAAAAAAAGGAACATTACAAAACATTCACGGTGTTTTAGTAGGTTTTGAAGCCGATAACAATAACGCGTCTATTAACTTTACAAATAAAGATGGTGCATTAAAAATGATTTCTAAAGACGATGGAGATTGGTTTAGAATGGCAGATCAAAAGAAAGGAAAAGTAGTTAAAGATTCTCTTCAAAATTTTCAATACCTAACTTTACACAACATTGGTAAATTACAATTTGTAATACCAAAACCTGCAGAAAAAGGGATAATGAAAACAGTTAGCGGACCAAAAAGTGATAGTGTTTTAGATGTTATTACTTTAGATGTAACGGCTAATAATGAGACCAAAAGAGTAGAACTAAAAGGCGGTAAATTTAATTCTGATGGTTCTAAAGAAGTTTCTGTTGGTGGCTTAAATTTTAGAGTTTTGTATGGTGCAAAAATTCTTACAACACCATTTAGTATTAAGCTAAACGATTTTCAATTAGATAAATATCCGGGTTCAGAAAGTGCTGCTGCATACGCTAGTGAAGTTACTGTGATAGACCCTAAAGAAACTTTCGATTATAGAATTTTTATGAATCATATATTAGACCATAGAGGTTATAAATTTTTTCAAGCTAGTTACGATTTATCAGGAGAAAAAGAAGAAACACATTTATCTGTAAATCATGATTTCTTGGGAACTTTTGTAACTTATTTAGGTTACTCGCTCTTATATATTGGTATGATATGTATTCTTTTTGCAAAAAATACTCGTTTTGATGATCTTAAAAAAAGATTAACAAAAATTAAAAAGAAGAAGCTAACAATGTCTGTTGTATTTGCAATATTCTTATCTAGTTTTACTTTTGCACAACATCAAAATCAGCATCAACCAAATAAAATTACCAATCAGCAAATAGATTCTATTTTAAAAGCTAACATGGTAGATGTAGCGCATGCAGAAAGCTTTAATAAATTGGTTATTCAGGATAATGGTAGAATGAAACCAGCGCATACTTTTGCTTCTGAATTGGTAAGAAAAGTGAGCAAATCTGAGAAATTTAAAGGTATGGAACCTAGTCAGGTTTTATTATCTATTATAGAAAATCCTAGATTTTGGTTTGAAGTTCCTGTAATTTATTTAGAAAAAGGAAATACTCAAATTAGAGAACTTATAGGTGTTGCAGAAACTACAGAATATGCTGCATTAACAGATTTTATAACCCCTGTTGGTATTTATAAAATAGAAAAGAAAGTTGCAGAAGCACAAAAAAAGAAAATTAAAAATAAATTTGAAAAAGATTTAATTAAAATTGACAGAAGAATTGGTTTACTATATTCTGCTATTGGCGGTGGAATTCTTAAAATTTATCCAATACCTGGTGATGAAAACAACAAATGGGTTTCACAACCAGAAACTTCTGAAGCTAATTTTAAGGGAACAGATTCTGTTTTTGTAAGACAATCTTTACCTGTTTATATTAACTTTTTACAAAAAGGTAAGAAAACCGGTGATTATTCAGATGCTGATAAAATTTTAGACGGAATTAAAAAATTTCAACAAAAATTTGGATCAGAAGTAATACCTACTGATAAAAAAATAGAATTAGAAATCTCATATAATAAAATTCAACCATTTCAATTACTATCAAAGTACTATGGTTACTTAAGTTTTTTATTATTAATTTTTGTTTTATGGCAAATCTTTATTTCTAAAAAATGGATAAACAATACAGTTAAAATATTATCTTTTGGTGCTGTTGGTTTATTTCTATTTCATACGTTAAGTTTAATTGCTAGATGGTACATAAGTGGTTATGCACCTTGGAGTAATGCATACGAATCTATTATTTTTGTTGCCTGGGCAACAATGCTATTTGGGCTTTTCTTTGGACGAAAATCTGCACTTACAATTACTGCAACTACATTTTTAGTAGCGATTACCTTAGGTTTTGCTCATCAAAATTGGTTAGATCCAGAAATTGCTAATTTACAACCAGTTTTAAATTCTTGGTGGTTATTGGTACACACTTCTATTATTGTAGCTAGTTACGGCCCGTTATCTTTAGGTATGATTTTAGGAATCTTTGCACTCTTATTAATGATTTTTACGAATGATAAGAATAAAAAGAGAATGGATTTAAACATTAAAGAAATTACCATAATTAACGAGATGTCTATAACTGTTGGTTTGGTAATGTTAACTATTGGTAACTTTTTAGGTGGAATGTGGGCTAACGAAAGTTGGGGGCGTTATTGGGGTTGGGATCCTAAAGAAACTTGGGCTTTAATTTCTATAATGATTTATGCATTTGTATTACACATGCGATTGATACCTGGTTTACGAAGCAAGTACACGTTTAACTTGTGGTCTATTATTGCATACGCTTCTATAATGATGACTTATTTTGGAGTTAATTTTTACTTGGCTGGTTTACATTCTTATGCTAGCGGAGACAGAGTAATTACACCAACATCTGTTTATTATTCTGTTGGTTTTGTATTAATAATAGGTGTTTTCGCATTTTTGAAACACAAAAAATATTATAAAAAATAA
- the cdd gene encoding cytidine deaminase gives MKEIKISSSAIVYNDIEELSKDDKFLMNKAIDARKKAYAPYSKFNVGAALLLENGEIVLGNNQENAAYPSGMCAERVAIWAAGATYPGVKIIKLAISASSTITKVDKPVGPCGACRQSLSEYEIKQKQAFPLLFMGEVGEIVKTESLLSLLPFSFDSSYL, from the coding sequence ATGAAAGAAATTAAAATATCTTCTTCGGCTATTGTTTATAACGATATAGAAGAGTTATCTAAAGATGATAAATTTTTAATGAATAAGGCAATTGATGCTCGCAAGAAAGCATACGCACCTTATTCTAAGTTTAATGTTGGCGCTGCTTTATTATTAGAAAACGGAGAAATTGTTTTAGGAAATAATCAAGAAAATGCAGCATACCCTTCTGGTATGTGTGCAGAAAGAGTCGCAATTTGGGCTGCAGGAGCAACGTATCCTGGAGTTAAAATCATAAAACTTGCAATTTCGGCAAGTTCTACAATTACAAAAGTAGATAAACCTGTAGGGCCTTGTGGTGCTTGTAGACAATCTTTATCGGAATATGAAATAAAGCAAAAACAAGCTTTTCCTCTTTTATTTATGGGAGAAGTTGGAGAAATTGTAAAAACGGAATCACTTTTATCTTTATTGCCGTTTTCTTTTGATAGTTCTTATTTATAA
- a CDS encoding group III truncated hemoglobin: MIKKDISSRKDIKFIITNFYDLLLKDDQMLPFFEDILINNHLNEHLEIITDFWNDILFQTTTYKNNTMQKHIDKNAFIKFKKKHFVIWTSYLFTTIDANFSGEIAQQMKNRATSIATVMQLKMNLYKP; encoded by the coding sequence ATGATTAAAAAAGATATTTCTTCTAGAAAAGACATAAAATTTATTATTACTAATTTTTATGATTTACTTCTAAAGGATGATCAAATGCTTCCTTTTTTTGAAGATATCTTAATTAATAATCATTTAAATGAGCATTTAGAAATAATTACAGATTTCTGGAACGATATTTTGTTTCAAACTACAACTTATAAAAACAATACAATGCAAAAACATATAGATAAAAATGCATTTATTAAGTTTAAAAAGAAACATTTTGTCATTTGGACATCGTATTTATTTACAACTATTGATGCAAATTTTTCTGGTGAAATAGCACAGCAAATGAAAAATAGAGCTACCTCTATTGCTACGGTTATGCAACTAAAAATGAATTTATACAAGCCTTAA
- a CDS encoding TIGR03915 family putative DNA repair protein, which yields MQEKTLIYDGSFDGFLCCVFYVFEYKLKNAKIQNEFVLQNALFSENEKISTNKDKADRVWKGLKTKASTISTTKIYYAFLSEQPGVENILLDYISYIFKSNKKVDTDFTYDSVLKTSKIAKNVSREKHRMEAFVRFKLTKDAIYFANIAPDFNVLPLISKHFKSRYADQKWVIYDIKRNYGLYYDLEVVTIMQMEFPKDFNFSKTDKNFFSEEELEFQTLWQNYFKSTNITERKNMKLHIQHVPKRYWKYLSEKQP from the coding sequence ATGCAAGAGAAAACACTAATTTACGATGGCTCTTTTGACGGATTTCTATGTTGTGTTTTTTACGTTTTTGAATATAAACTTAAAAATGCTAAAATTCAGAATGAATTTGTTTTACAAAATGCCTTATTTTCTGAAAATGAAAAAATAAGTACAAATAAAGACAAAGCAGACAGAGTTTGGAAAGGTTTAAAAACCAAAGCATCTACAATTAGCACTACAAAAATTTATTACGCATTTTTAAGCGAGCAGCCTGGTGTAGAAAATATTTTATTAGACTATATATCTTATATTTTTAAGAGTAATAAAAAAGTAGACACAGATTTTACTTACGATAGTGTTTTAAAAACATCAAAGATTGCTAAAAACGTTAGTAGAGAAAAACATAGAATGGAAGCTTTTGTTAGATTTAAACTTACAAAAGACGCAATTTATTTTGCAAACATAGCCCCAGATTTTAACGTTTTACCTTTAATTTCTAAGCACTTTAAAAGCAGGTATGCAGACCAAAAGTGGGTTATTTATGATATTAAAAGAAATTACGGATTATATTATGATTTAGAAGTAGTTACAATAATGCAAATGGAGTTTCCTAAAGATTTCAATTTTTCTAAAACTGATAAAAACTTTTTTTCTGAAGAAGAGCTTGAGTTTCAAACGCTCTGGCAAAACTATTTTAAAAGTACAAATATAACAGAGAGAAAAAACATGAAACTTCATATTCAGCATGTTCCAAAAAGATACTGGAAATATTTAAGCGAAAAACAACCTTAA